The following is a genomic window from Synergistaceae bacterium.
CGGCCTCGAAGGCACCGCTCGGAGCATGTATTACCAGTTCTTTGACAGGCTGATTCAGGATGAGGCTTTCTTCATCGTCAAGCGCGTCCGCCGTCCACCAAACAACCCCATGAACGCGCTGATCAGCTTCGTCAACTCACTCTGTTACGCTATGACCCTGTCGCAGATCTACCGCACACGTCTTGACCCCAGAATCAGCTTCCTGCACTCGCCGTCAGACAGGCGCATCAGCCTCAACCTCGACCTGTCCGAAGTCTTCAAGCCACTCCTCGTCGACCGCTTAATCTTCTCCCTCGTCAACAGGCACATGATTCACGCCTCAGACTTCAGCCGCAATGACTCGGGAGGAATTTACGCGTCAGAGAGTGCACGGCACGTTATCGTCTCGGAGTGGGAGAAGAGCATAGCCCGGACTATTGATGTGCCTTCAGGAGGGAGGAAGTCCAGCTGGCGCGGAATGGTCAGGCTCGAAGCACAGAAGGTGCAGAACTTCATAACCGGCGGTGCACCCTATGAACCGTTTATTCACAGGTGGTAGAGAATGTTCGTGATTATGGTCTACGATGTCAACGCTAAACGTGTCGCAAAAGTCCTCAAAATCTCACGGCGTTATCTCGTTCATGTTCAGAGGAGCGTCTTCGAGGGCGAACTTACCCCCGCAAGGCTCGGTGCTCTGAAGAATGAGCTTGAAGGTGTCATTGATGACGGCGAGGACAGCATATTGTTCTACGGCTGGAATTACGGCAGATATTCTTTCAGAGAGGCAATAGGTGCGGATTGTCCCGGCTGTGAGGGAGCAAATTTCGTGTAAAGTCTGCT
Proteins encoded in this region:
- the cas1b gene encoding type I-B CRISPR-associated endonuclease Cas1 → MGKTLYIFSSGTLKRKDNTLLMTFKNQPPQFIPIETVDDILVLGEVDLNKSLLELLTEKSIPLHFFSHYGTYTGTYYPRENKNSSTVLLAQAAHWLDEHSRLNLAAAFVLGAIGNMRRLIMYYQRRHDSLDAADILDYLEQCAHQVSEVQNVPSLLGLEGTARSMYYQFFDRLIQDEAFFIVKRVRRPPNNPMNALISFVNSLCYAMTLSQIYRTRLDPRISFLHSPSDRRISLNLDLSEVFKPLLVDRLIFSLVNRHMIHASDFSRNDSGGIYASESARHVIVSEWEKSIARTIDVPSGGRKSSWRGMVRLEAQKVQNFITGGAPYEPFIHRW
- the cas2 gene encoding CRISPR-associated endonuclease Cas2; translation: MFVIMVYDVNAKRVAKVLKISRRYLVHVQRSVFEGELTPARLGALKNELEGVIDDGEDSILFYGWNYGRYSFREAIGADCPGCEGANFV